The proteins below are encoded in one region of Ferroplasma acidiphilum:
- a CDS encoding chorismate mutase has protein sequence MIEFINNMDTLRNELYNNSRDIIKLLEERREIAGKIGECKVAGGLKIRNREREIEILKSLSYDHFTEFVLNLLFEFSINYEVLNRNSADSVKYSRILNGVKYIEYRSERDNLIFLLSRILNPGTVVLCDYHEISKILISAGHHIANAIEKPDLVIYMDGRENQEIIIKDGSMLISENFLASKANIYTVEIQ, from the coding sequence GTGATAGAATTTATTAATAATATGGATACCCTGAGAAATGAACTTTACAATAATTCCAGAGATATTATCAAACTACTTGAAGAAAGGAGGGAAATAGCTGGTAAAATTGGGGAATGTAAGGTTGCCGGAGGTCTGAAAATAAGAAATCGGGAGAGGGAAATAGAGATATTAAAATCCCTTTCATACGATCATTTCACTGAATTTGTGTTGAATTTGCTTTTCGAGTTTTCAATAAATTATGAAGTTTTAAATAGAAACTCTGCTGATAGTGTAAAGTATTCCAGAATTCTTAATGGAGTAAAATATATAGAATACAGAAGTGAGAGGGATAATCTCATATTTCTCCTTTCCAGAATCCTTAATCCGGGCACTGTGGTGCTATGCGATTACCATGAAATTAGCAAAATTCTTATCAGTGCCGGGCACCATATAGCAAATGCTATTGAAAAGCCTGATCTTGTTATATATATGGATGGAAGAGAAAATCAGGAGATAATAATAAAAGATGGTTCCATGCTTATATCTGAAAATTTCCTTGCCAGTAAAGCAAATATATATACCGTGGAAATACAGTAA
- a CDS encoding nucleotide exchange factor GrpE, translated as MNHKEYNRPLEFDIEQVRKRNKMKDREEMKKYKQLYTDTMSDLNDYKSLYVRQRSEMENYSKYKEREIENIRKNASSDLIKELLPVLDTLDAGIAHDPKLEPVRSQLLKVLQSHGLQVLEVKGTKYDPNLEEAVGVLDQGEDGTVLEEVQKGYTLNGDVLRTSKVIVSKR; from the coding sequence ATGAACCATAAAGAATATAATAGGCCCCTTGAATTCGATATAGAGCAGGTAAGGAAGAGAAATAAAATGAAAGACAGGGAAGAGATGAAGAAATATAAACAGTTATACACAGATACGATGTCTGATCTCAATGACTACAAGAGCCTCTATGTGCGCCAGCGTTCAGAGATGGAAAACTATTCAAAATACAAAGAAAGGGAAATAGAAAACATCAGAAAAAATGCTAGCAGTGATCTCATTAAGGAACTCCTGCCTGTTCTTGATACACTCGATGCCGGTATAGCCCACGACCCAAAACTGGAGCCGGTAAGGTCCCAGCTGTTAAAAGTACTTCAATCACATGGATTGCAGGTACTTGAGGTTAAAGGGACAAAATACGATCCGAATCTGGAAGAGGCTGTGGGTGTCCTGGACCAGGGGGAGGATGGAACCGTTCTTGAAGAGGTTCAGAAAGGTTATACACTTAATGGCGATGTTCTAAGAACATCAAAAGTAATAGTTTCAAAAAGGTGA
- a CDS encoding Rossmann-fold NAD(P)-binding domain-containing protein, whose protein sequence is MHLLIVGSEGRLGRTLMKIFPGSSSIDLENEDQLQSELTKADFALLAVPLEETVNIIRSFPEYRGFVDLTSMKYNMEEFSGHIISIHPLFGPESYKTNKTIIFINDISTPDSLDKVKELFNGYRIISMNAREHDYLMSELLVKPYILSYISEASNTDIVTGSYIKFLEIEKIKHNENTEIFLDTIKYNERAMEIIINIEKKLDELKKLIGNR, encoded by the coding sequence ATGCATTTATTAATAGTAGGATCAGAGGGGCGTTTAGGAAGAACATTGATGAAAATTTTTCCCGGGTCATCATCCATAGACCTTGAAAATGAAGATCAACTTCAATCTGAACTTACAAAAGCTGATTTTGCACTTCTAGCAGTTCCATTGGAGGAAACAGTGAATATTATCCGCAGTTTTCCTGAATATAGAGGGTTTGTTGATTTAACATCCATGAAGTATAACATGGAGGAATTTTCCGGGCATATAATAAGTATTCACCCATTATTCGGGCCAGAATCCTATAAAACTAATAAGACAATTATCTTCATTAATGATATTTCAACTCCTGATTCACTGGATAAGGTAAAAGAACTATTCAATGGATACAGAATAATATCTATGAATGCCCGAGAGCATGATTATCTTATGAGCGAACTACTTGTGAAACCATATATACTTTCATACATATCTGAAGCTAGCAATACAGATATAGTAACAGGTTCCTATATCAAATTTCTCGAGATTGAAAAAATAAAACATAATGAAAATACCGAAATTTTTCTTGACACAATAAAATACAATGAAAGGGCCATGGAAATAATAATAAATATAGAAAAAAAACTGGATGAGCTTAAAAAATTAATAGGTAATAGATGA
- a CDS encoding thiamine-phosphate kinase — protein MKLKDLGERKIIQTLEDGSKNLDNRDDCAIIGFGNYYALLSTDLITRETHLPEGAEPFLAGKFFAAINLSDIAAMAGIPSGFLISLSVSPEYDISYLEEFYRGVRHELDKFNVSIIGGDTKEGSDFTAAGTIIGKQVPELIRRRSEIKPGQFLMVTNSLGSSAAGYIYYMYGINRELGIRKMLDVEPRINEAIKISASGAKFMMDLSDGVYASIHQISTDFGVGFKLYGDKIPFDRDVEKAASISNFSVSDIALSFGGDYELMFTVEKNSLEEFMAAMSHENIEVHCIGETYNGDNVIYDGRAWVPVINKGYEHFNSMPLNK, from the coding sequence TTGAAATTAAAAGATTTAGGGGAGAGAAAAATAATACAAACCCTTGAAGATGGCTCTAAAAATCTTGACAACAGGGACGATTGTGCAATTATAGGCTTTGGCAATTATTATGCTTTGTTATCAACGGATCTTATAACAAGGGAAACCCATTTGCCAGAAGGCGCAGAACCTTTTCTCGCCGGAAAATTTTTTGCGGCAATTAACCTGAGCGACATTGCAGCTATGGCCGGAATACCATCAGGTTTCCTTATCTCTTTATCTGTATCTCCTGAATATGATATTTCCTATCTGGAGGAATTTTACAGGGGAGTGAGGCACGAGCTGGACAAGTTTAATGTGTCTATCATTGGTGGCGATACAAAAGAAGGTTCTGATTTTACAGCAGCCGGTACTATAATAGGGAAACAGGTGCCGGAACTTATAAGAAGGCGATCAGAAATTAAACCCGGGCAATTTCTGATGGTAACAAATTCTTTAGGGTCATCGGCCGCCGGATATATTTATTACATGTATGGAATAAACCGTGAACTGGGAATCAGAAAGATGCTTGATGTTGAGCCAAGGATTAATGAAGCAATAAAAATTAGTGCCTCCGGGGCAAAATTTATGATGGACTTATCAGACGGGGTTTACGCTTCTATACATCAAATTTCAACTGACTTTGGCGTTGGCTTTAAACTATACGGTGATAAAATACCATTTGACAGGGATGTTGAAAAGGCTGCATCCATCTCCAATTTTTCAGTCAGCGACATAGCATTGTCATTTGGCGGAGATTATGAACTGATGTTTACAGTTGAAAAAAATTCCCTTGAAGAATTTATGGCAGCCATGTCACATGAAAATATAGAAGTCCATTGCATAGGCGAAACATATAACGGCGATAATGTAATCTATGATGGCAGGGCATGGGTTCCAGTAATAAATAAGGGATACGAACATTTCAACAGTATGCCACTTAATAAATAA